The window CCATCGTTTCCCGGTATCCGCAGGCGAAACGAAGCTGGATCGGGCTGCGTGATCTCACCGTGACGGGGGGCAACCTATTCATGCTCAACCCGGGCGCGGCCCTGGCCATCCTTCCCCTGCTCAAACGGGTAACGGACCTGCGCAAGAGCCCCCTGGGGCTGGCCTCCATGCTGGGGCCGGTGCTGGTACTTAAGTACCTGTTGGGAAGGCTCACCCTGGCGGAAGCCGAGAGGCGGGTGCAGAGTTACTTCCACATCAGCGGGCGGGCGGTGGTCAGCCGCCGGCCGGAAGTGGGGATAGACGTTGACAAACCGGCCGACCTGGAACTCGTCACAGCGATCCTGGCCTCCCGAGCCTGATCCGGATCTGGTGGCGGTGGTGCTCGCAGCCGGGGAGGGCAAGCGCATGAAATCCTCCCTGGTCAAGGTGTTGCATCCCCTGCGGGGCCGCCCGCTGGTGCAGCACGTGCTGGATGCCGTGCGGGGCGCGGGTGCTTCCCGGGTGATCGTGGTGGTGGGGGTACAGGCTGGGCTGGTAGAGGCGAGACTGCGTGCCGGGCTGGAGCCTTGCGGGGTTTCAACAGCTCCCAAAGAGGTGGAGTTCGTGCACCAGGAGCGGCCGCTGGGGACGGCCCACGCCGTACTCGTGACCAGGCCTCTCCTCGAAGAACACCGGGGGGACGTCCTGGTGGTGTACGGCGACACCCCGCTCCTCGATCCCGGCGACCTGCGAGTCCTGGTGGAGACGCGGCGACGAGCGGGGGCGGCCCTGGCATTCCTCACTACTTACCTTGCCGATCCCACCGGGTACGGGCGCGTGATCCGCGACGGAACCGGGCGCGTGGCGGGCATTGTGGAAGAGGCCGATTGCACCCTCGAGCAGCGCCGGGTCAACGAAGTCAATGCCGGGGTTTACTGCTTCGCAGCACCCCGCCTGTGGGGTGCCCTGGAGCAGGTGGGGCAGGGCAACGCCCAGGGCGAGTTTTATCTAACCGATGCCGTGAAGGTCTTGCTTAGCGAGGGTGAAGCGGTGGTTGCCGTTCCTGTCCGGCCCGAGCGGATGGTGGGCATAAACGACCGGCTGGAACTGGCGCGGGTGGAACTCACCCTGCGCCGTGCGCACCTGGAGGGCATCATGCGGCAGGGAGTGACGGTGGTTGATCCCGCCTCGGCTTTCCTGGATGATCGCGTAGAAGCGGAGCCGGACGTGGTCATCGGGCCGGGCACGGTGGTGGAAGGACAGGTGCGCATCAGGAAGGGTGCATCCCTGGGGCCACTGGCGATAATAAGGCAGCGCGATAGGAGGTAACGAGGGTGGCAGGGTTGGGAGCAGATCTGCAGTTGTTTGCCGGGGGAGCAAACATTCCCCTGGCGCTCGAGGTGGCCGAGTACCTGGGTATCCCCCTGGGAGCCATGGAACTCAAGCGTTTTGCTGACGGCGAGGTCCGGGTGATGATCACAGAGAGCGTGCGCGGGCACGACTGTTTCGTGATCCAGCCCACCTCGCGGCCGGTGAATGAGAACCTGGTCGAGCTTTTGGTCATCATAGATGCGCTCCGCCGGGCCTCGGCCCGGCGCATCACGGCGGTTGTGCCCTACTACGGTTACGCCCGCCAGGACCGCAAGTTCCGGGGTCGGGAGCCCATCACGGCCAAGCTGGTGGCCAACCTGCTCACCGTGGCGGGGGTGGACCGGGTGCTCACCATGGATCTCCACGCCGGGCAGATCCAGGGCTTCTTTGATATTCCGGTGGATCACCTTACGGCCGCCCCCCTGCTGGCCGATTACTTTCGGCAGAAAGACCTGGGGGACGTAGTGGTGGTTTCCCCGGACGTAGGGGGAGTAGCCCGGGCCCGCGGGCTGGCCGAGAGGCTGGGGGCCCCTCTTGCCATCGTGGACAAGCGGCGACCCGAGCCCAACGTGGCCGAAGTGATGAATGTCATTGGACGGGTAACCGGAAAAGTGGCTATAATCATGGATGACATCGTGGACACAGGTGGCACTCTGGTGGAGAGCGCCGAGGCGCTCATGGGCCGGGGGGCGAAGGCGGTCTATGCATGCTGCACGCACGCCATCCTCTCCGGCGAGGCTCCCCGCCGGATACAGGAGAGCACCCTGGAGGAGCTGGTAATGACCAACACCATCGACCAGAGGGGCCGCCTGGGTCCCAAGCTCAAGGTGATCTCGGTGGCCCCCTTG of the Bacillota bacterium genome contains:
- a CDS encoding ribose-phosphate pyrophosphokinase, which codes for MAGLGADLQLFAGGANIPLALEVAEYLGIPLGAMELKRFADGEVRVMITESVRGHDCFVIQPTSRPVNENLVELLVIIDALRRASARRITAVVPYYGYARQDRKFRGREPITAKLVANLLTVAGVDRVLTMDLHAGQIQGFFDIPVDHLTAAPLLADYFRQKDLGDVVVVSPDVGGVARARGLAERLGAPLAIVDKRRPEPNVAEVMNVIGRVTGKVAIIMDDIVDTGGTLVESAEALMGRGAKAVYACCTHAILSGEAPRRIQESTLEELVMTNTIDQRGRLGPKLKVISVAPLLGEAIRRIHSDMSVSEMFQ
- a CDS encoding NTP transferase domain-containing protein; this translates as MTNRPTWNSSQRSWPPEPDPDLVAVVLAAGEGKRMKSSLVKVLHPLRGRPLVQHVLDAVRGAGASRVIVVVGVQAGLVEARLRAGLEPCGVSTAPKEVEFVHQERPLGTAHAVLVTRPLLEEHRGDVLVVYGDTPLLDPGDLRVLVETRRRAGAALAFLTTYLADPTGYGRVIRDGTGRVAGIVEEADCTLEQRRVNEVNAGVYCFAAPRLWGALEQVGQGNAQGEFYLTDAVKVLLSEGEAVVAVPVRPERMVGINDRLELARVELTLRRAHLEGIMRQGVTVVDPASAFLDDRVEAEPDVVIGPGTVVEGQVRIRKGASLGPLAIIRQRDRR